Proteins from one Saccharomyces eubayanus strain FM1318 chromosome XI, whole genome shotgun sequence genomic window:
- the PTR2 gene encoding Ptr2p, with product MLNHLSQGSDDIQDEKQGDFPVIEEEKNQTVTLKDSYVSDDAANSTEHYNLSPSLEEDEFEAPTDEELRSLRHVGGKIPMRCWLIAIVELSERFSYYGLSAPFQNYMEYGPKDTPKGVLSLNSQGATGLSYFFQFWCYVTPVFGGYVADTFWGKYNTICCGTAIYIAGIFILLITSIPSVGNRDSALGGFIASIILIGIATGMIKANLSVLIADQLPKRKPSIKVLKSGERVIVDSNITLQNVFMFFYFMINVGSLSLMATTELEYHKGFWAAYLLPFCFFWVAVVTLVFGKKQYIQRPIGDKVIAKSFRVCWILTKNKFDFNAAKPSVHPEKEYPWNDKFVDEIKRALAACKVFVFYPIYWTQYGTMISSFITQAGMMELHGIPNDFLQAFDSIALIIFIPIFEKFIYPFIRRYTPFKPITKIFFGFMFGSLAMTWAAVLQSFVYKAGPWYSAPLGHNTPNHVHVCWQIPAYVLISFSEIFASITGLEYAYSKAPASMKSFIMSIFLLTNAFGSAIGCALSPVTVDPKFTWLFTGLAVACFISGCLFWFCFRKYNDTEEEMNAMDYEEEDEFDLNPISQPKGNDIEILEPMGSLKSTTKY from the coding sequence ATGCTCAATCATCTCAGTCAAGGCTCAGATGATATACAAGACGAGAAGCAAGGCGACTTCCCCGTCATCGAAGAGGAGAAAAACCAAACCGTCACTTTAAAGGACTCTTATGTCAGTGACGATGCTGCCAACTCCACGGAACACTACAACTTGTCTCCCTCCCTGGAGGAGGATGAGTTCGAGGCCCCCACGGACGAAGAATTGCGGAGTTTGAGACATGTTGGGGGTAAGATCCCCATGAGATGTTGGCTGATCGCGATTGTCGAGCTGTCCGAAAGATTCTCGTACTACGGTCTTTCCGCCCCATTCCAAAATTACATGGAGTACGGTCCCAAGGACACCCCCAAGGGTGTGCTGAGCTTGAACAGTCAAGGTGCTACCGGGTTGTCGTACTTCTTCCAGTTCTGGTGCTACGTTACGCCAGTGTTCGGTGGCTATGTCGCCGATACCTTCTGGGGTAAGTACAACACCATCTGCTGCGGTACCGCCATCTACATCGCCGGTATCTTCATTCTGTTAATCACTTCGATCCCTTCCGTTGGTAACCGAGACAGTGCTCTCGGCGGGTTCATCGCGTCCATTATCCTCATTGGTATTGCCACTGGTATGATCAAAGCCAATCTTTCCGTGCTGATCGCCGATCAACTGCCCAAGAGGAAGCCCTCCATCAAAGTGTTGAAGTCCGGTGAACGAGTCATCGTGGATTCTAATATCACTTTGCAAAACGTCTTCATGTTCTTCTACTTCATGATCAATGTCGGATCTCTATCGCTGATGGCCACTACCGAGTTGGAATACCATAAGGGGTTCTGGGCCGCCTACTTGTTGCCGTTCTGTTTCTTCTGGGTTGCCGTCGTCACTTTGGTGTTCGGTAAAAAGCAATACATCCAGAGACCGATCGGCGATAAAGTCATCGCCAAAAGTTTCAGGGTCTGCTGGATTTTGACCAAGAACAAATTCGATTTCAATGCTGCCAAACCTTCTGTTCACCCAGAAAAGGAGTATCCATGGAATGACAAATTCGTCGATGAAATAAAGAGAGCCCTAGCTGCCTGTAAAGTCTTTGTCTTCTACCCAATCTATTGGACCCAGTACGGTACCATGATTTCCAGTTTTATCACTCAAGCCGGTATGATGGAGTTGCACGGCATCCCCAATGATTTTCTACAAGCTTTCGATTCCATTGCCTTGATCATTTTCATCCcgatctttgaaaaatttatctACCCTTTCATCAGAAGATACACCCCATTCAAGCCAATCACaaagattttctttgggTTCATGTTCGGGTCTCTTGCCATGACGTGGGCTGCCGTCCTACAAAGTTTCGTTTACAAGGCCGGTCCATGGTATAGTGCGCCCCTAGGTCACAACACCCCAAACCATGTCCACGTTTGCTGGCAGATTCCTGCGTATGTcttgatttccttttcggAAATTTTTGCCTCCATCACTGGTTTGGAATACGCTTATTCCAAGGCCCCAGCCTCTATGAAATCGTTCATCATGTCGATTTTCCTATTGACCAATGCCTTTGGTTCCGCCATTGGTTGTGCCTTGTCTCCAGTCACCGTGGATCCTAAATTTACATGGTTATTCACTGGGTTGGCCGTCGCTTGTTTCATTTCTGGTTGTTTGTTCTGGTTCTGTTTCAGAAAGTATAACGACACTGAGGAAGAAATGAACGCTATGGATtacgaagaagaagacgaattCGATTTAAACCCAATTTCTCAACCTAAAGGCAATGACATTGAAATACTAGAACCAATGGGAAGTTTAAAATCAACTACCAAatattaa